From the Candidatus Krumholzibacteriia bacterium genome, one window contains:
- a CDS encoding chloride channel protein produces the protein MDHDRDIVSTRALGGPLARLRMSERTFMVVAGLVVGVLGGYGAVAFRWLIASLQEVAWSEVPLTLDLVRDKPWWWVVLVPVVGGAIVGPLVHFFAREARGHGVPEVMAAVALNHGFIRARVVIVKSLASAVSIASGGSVGREGPIVQIGAALGSTLGQVLKVSGRRLRTLVGCGAAAGIAATFNAPIAGAIFAVEIILGDFAVSAFSPIVIASVVATVVARVHLGDVPAFVVPDYGMGHPVEMLAYAVLGVVAAVVAVAFVRVLYGFEDVAERLPVPGWLLTPIGFAVVGVVGLQFPEIFGVGYEAIEGALRGELELRMLGVLLVVKVLMTSVTLAAGGSGGVFAPSLFIGAMTGGLVGWVANQIMPEWSGPIGAYALVGMGAVVAGATHAPLTAILIIFELTYDYSLIVPLMAACILSTLVTTRLDKANIYTHKLLRRGIDLSAGREVNVLRSLRVHEVMDEHAATVQPSTHLGEIVDAATRDGITYFYVIDDDDRLVGAIGTPEMRNALVDAGTLRDLVIAADLARDDVPVVTPEDDLDRVMRIFGGKNREELPVVTDLESRRFLGTVTRAHLLEAYHRELMKRDMVAELAGGLSSSEADAIHLGEDHWMKQVDVPGSFVGRSLRELDVRRTLGVQIVMLRRRRDGSLTDQRVEMVPGPDTELQLGDMVVAVGPRDAVQRLSEQ, from the coding sequence ATGGACCACGACCGCGACATCGTCTCGACGCGGGCCCTCGGGGGTCCACTCGCGCGCCTGCGCATGAGCGAGCGCACCTTCATGGTGGTCGCCGGCCTCGTCGTAGGGGTCCTCGGCGGCTACGGTGCCGTGGCCTTCCGTTGGCTGATCGCTTCCCTGCAGGAGGTCGCCTGGTCGGAGGTCCCCCTCACCCTCGATCTCGTCCGCGACAAGCCGTGGTGGTGGGTCGTCCTGGTCCCGGTGGTGGGCGGGGCGATCGTGGGACCGCTGGTGCACTTCTTCGCGCGCGAGGCGAGGGGTCACGGCGTGCCCGAGGTCATGGCCGCCGTCGCGCTCAACCACGGCTTCATCCGTGCTCGCGTGGTCATCGTGAAGAGCCTGGCCTCGGCGGTGTCGATCGCCAGCGGAGGCTCGGTGGGCCGCGAGGGACCGATCGTGCAGATCGGTGCGGCCCTCGGGTCGACGCTGGGCCAGGTGTTGAAGGTCAGTGGCCGGCGCCTGCGCACACTCGTCGGCTGCGGCGCAGCGGCCGGCATCGCGGCCACCTTCAACGCGCCGATCGCCGGCGCGATCTTCGCCGTCGAGATCATCCTCGGCGACTTCGCGGTGAGCGCCTTCAGCCCGATCGTCATCGCCTCGGTCGTCGCCACCGTCGTCGCCCGGGTGCACCTCGGCGACGTCCCGGCCTTCGTGGTGCCCGACTACGGCATGGGGCACCCGGTGGAGATGCTCGCCTACGCCGTGCTCGGTGTGGTCGCGGCCGTGGTCGCGGTGGCCTTCGTGCGGGTCCTCTACGGCTTCGAGGACGTCGCCGAGCGACTCCCGGTGCCGGGCTGGTTGTTGACGCCGATCGGCTTCGCCGTGGTCGGCGTGGTCGGCCTGCAGTTCCCCGAGATCTTCGGCGTGGGCTACGAGGCGATCGAGGGCGCGCTGCGCGGTGAGCTCGAGCTGCGGATGCTCGGGGTCCTCCTGGTGGTGAAGGTCCTGATGACGTCGGTCACGCTGGCGGCCGGTGGTTCGGGGGGTGTGTTCGCGCCGTCGCTTTTCATCGGGGCCATGACCGGCGGTCTCGTCGGATGGGTGGCCAACCAGATCATGCCGGAGTGGTCGGGACCGATCGGGGCCTACGCGCTCGTCGGCATGGGAGCGGTGGTGGCCGGCGCCACGCACGCGCCGCTCACCGCCATCCTGATCATCTTCGAACTGACCTACGACTATTCGTTGATCGTTCCCCTCATGGCCGCGTGTATCCTGTCGACGCTGGTGACGACCCGTCTGGACAAGGCCAACATCTACACCCACAAGCTGCTGCGCCGCGGGATCGACCTGAGCGCGGGCCGCGAGGTGAACGTCCTGCGCTCGTTGCGTGTGCACGAGGTCATGGACGAGCACGCGGCGACGGTGCAGCCGTCCACGCACCTCGGTGAGATCGTCGACGCCGCGACGCGCGACGGCATCACCTACTTCTACGTGATCGACGACGACGACCGCCTGGTCGGCGCGATCGGCACCCCGGAGATGCGCAATGCCCTGGTCGACGCCGGAACGTTGCGTGATCTGGTGATCGCCGCCGACCTCGCGCGCGACGACGTTCCGGTGGTCACGCCCGAGGACGACCTCGATCGTGTCATGCGGATCTTCGGTGGCAAGAACCGCGAGGAGCTGCCGGTGGTCACCGATCTCGAGTCGCGTCGTTTCCTCGGGACCGTCACGCGTGCACACCTGCTCGAGGCCTACCATCGCGAGTTGATGAAGCGCGACATGGTGGCCGAACTCGCCGGTGGTCTCTCGAGCAGCGAGGCCGACGCCATCCACCTCGGCGAGGACCACTGGATGAAGCAGGTCGACGTGCCGGGGTCCTTCGTGGGCCGATCGCTGCGTGAACTCGACGTGCGCCGGACGCTCGGTGTGCAGATCGTCATGCTGCGTCGCCGGCGGGACGGATCGCTCACCGATCAGAGGGTGGAGATGGTTCCAGGACCCGACACCGAGCTGCAACTCGGTGACATGGTCGTGGCCGTCGGCCCCCGCGACGCGGTGCAACGGTTGAGCGAGCAGTAG
- a CDS encoding class I SAM-dependent methyltransferase — MDRAIVRRLVALNRAFYEEFAGEFSASRSRLHPGIVATFERWGAVGDLLDVGCGDARVGHAWVDGTLGPAWVDGRSRYLGLDNAAALLGARPRPDQPGFDLREVDLVGTPWHREVGRFGHAVSFSVLHHVPGAAERAAFVREFAACLELGGRWAVSVWQILHRPRFADRILPWSTIDLDDDAVEPGDLLVDWRQGGRGVRYVHHFEPDTLVRLLENNGLHVDSVWKSDGRSGDLGLYCCGLRP, encoded by the coding sequence GTGGACCGTGCCATCGTTCGTCGTCTGGTCGCCCTGAACCGCGCGTTCTACGAGGAATTCGCCGGAGAGTTCTCGGCGTCGCGGAGCCGACTGCACCCGGGGATCGTGGCGACCTTCGAACGCTGGGGTGCGGTGGGCGACCTGCTCGACGTGGGTTGCGGCGATGCCCGGGTGGGTCACGCGTGGGTCGACGGCACCCTCGGACCGGCCTGGGTGGACGGTCGGTCGCGCTACCTGGGCCTCGACAACGCCGCGGCGCTGCTCGGTGCGCGTCCGCGCCCGGACCAGCCGGGCTTCGACCTGCGCGAGGTCGACCTGGTCGGCACGCCGTGGCACCGCGAGGTCGGGCGTTTCGGCCACGCGGTGAGCTTCTCGGTGCTCCACCACGTGCCGGGCGCCGCGGAGCGGGCCGCCTTCGTCCGCGAGTTCGCCGCCTGTCTCGAGCTCGGCGGCCGGTGGGCGGTGTCGGTCTGGCAGATCCTGCACCGGCCGCGCTTCGCCGATCGGATCCTCCCCTGGTCGACGATCGACCTCGACGACGACGCCGTGGAACCGGGCGACCTGCTCGTGGACTGGCGCCAGGGCGGCCGGGGAGTCCGCTACGTCCACCATTTCGAGCCGGACACCCTGGTGAGACTATTGGAAAACAACGGGTTGCACGTGGATTCGGTCTGGAAGAGTGACGGTCGCTCGGGCGACCTGGGGCTCTACTGTTGTGGCCTTCGGCCGTAG